In the genome of Desulfofarcimen acetoxidans DSM 771, one region contains:
- a CDS encoding DEAD/DEAH box helicase: MTGLQKININVPTDIQTKVIPLALQGKDIIGQSETGTGKTLAYLLPLLQKLDNTKRETQAVILAPTQELSIQIQRLIEAMISGSDIPVTSAPIIGNVNIARQVEKLKEKPHIIVGSCSRILDLVEKKKIAAQKIKTIVIDEADRLLDDKNLAQIKALIKTTLKDRQILLFSATIPGKTLERAKEMLQNPQIITIQANLEITPNISHIYFLTEYRDKIKVLRKLVGIINVERALVFVNRGDNIELTSEKLNYHGLKTAGLHAGLLKEERKKAIEDFRQNKIQLLVATDIAARGLDIAGLSYVFNLDMPEDPQAYLHRVGRTGRAGKTGTAISIVARQEAALINKYEKVLKIKFAAKHMYKGKILDTRRSP; this comes from the coding sequence GTGACAGGACTGCAGAAAATAAACATTAATGTTCCTACTGATATCCAAACCAAAGTTATCCCTCTGGCCCTGCAGGGAAAAGATATCATAGGCCAATCAGAAACCGGAACAGGTAAGACACTGGCCTATCTGCTGCCTTTGCTGCAAAAGCTGGATAATACTAAACGTGAAACACAGGCTGTAATCTTGGCCCCCACACAGGAACTTTCTATTCAGATACAAAGGTTGATTGAAGCAATGATCAGCGGTTCGGACATACCGGTAACTTCTGCACCTATTATAGGCAATGTAAACATAGCACGCCAGGTAGAAAAGTTAAAGGAAAAGCCGCATATCATTGTAGGCTCATGCAGTAGAATATTAGACCTGGTTGAAAAAAAGAAAATAGCAGCGCAAAAAATCAAAACAATTGTTATAGATGAAGCTGACCGCTTGTTGGATGATAAAAATCTGGCTCAAATTAAAGCATTAATTAAAACCACCTTGAAGGATCGTCAAATCCTTTTGTTCTCAGCAACCATACCTGGGAAAACACTGGAAAGAGCTAAAGAGATGCTGCAAAATCCGCAAATAATAACAATTCAAGCTAATTTAGAAATTACACCAAATATTTCACATATATACTTTTTAACGGAATACCGTGATAAAATTAAAGTTTTACGAAAACTGGTTGGGATTATTAATGTTGAGCGAGCACTGGTTTTTGTCAATAGGGGGGATAACATTGAATTAACCTCTGAAAAGCTCAATTATCATGGTTTGAAAACTGCAGGCCTGCATGCCGGTCTGCTGAAGGAGGAGCGTAAAAAAGCTATTGAAGATTTTCGTCAAAATAAAATACAGTTGCTGGTTGCTACTGATATTGCGGCACGGGGTTTAGATATAGCCGGCTTATCTTATGTCTTTAATTTAGACATGCCGGAAGATCCGCAAGCATATTTGCACCGTGTAGGAAGAACAGGACGGGCCGGAAAAACCGGTACGGCCATATCAATTGTTGCCCGGCAGGAAGCTGCTCTGATCAATAAGTATGAGAAGGTTTTGAAAATAAAATTCGCGGCCAAACATATGTACAAAGGAAAAATCTTAGATACAAGAAGGTCGCCTTAA
- the mfd gene encoding transcription-repair coupling factor: protein MNGFVNGIKEWLLQPLINTPEFIDLQNGLAKNRRCQVVSGLSSAQKSFVIAGLVQAMRQTALIITASDQEAAGLTEDLKNLLPDLKVMTFPARRLLPYQVFAYSKEILRQRMEVLESLCRGENPVIIAPVEALMRRLGPCADFCSARLELNVGQRYELPQMVSCLHEHGYERVNLVESHGQFSVRGGILDIYPITGINPVRVEFFDDEVDSIRIFNPGTQRSEENMSQMQIFPVREMVVRQGDWERAYQALSQEYQYRRRNLDKKSDSEVLDNLSRCEEVLDNISQAKYFDSIEQYLPYFYDEDITLLNYIKAESLVLVDEPSRLQENTDLLQRERTETYSELMKAGRVLPGQFKGYTDWAGIHKQITGFRAIYFSFLPRQASLWRSCNTVNFPVKTMQNFMGKVEMLAEEIRHYKMSRYGVVLLVKNSDRAAQLVLSLRDYDLEALYLKKDLSEYPHLNVQEDMPDSKTKYKVDRGRGQIVILPMHLSNGFELVSGKLAVITETEIYGHRKKPSVQRQRVQDKMELFAELKTGDYVVHVNHGIGRYDGVVQLTIGDVKRDYLLVKYAGEDKLYIPTDQVEMIQKYLGSEGGTPKLSRLGGAEWSRVKSKVKEAVKEMAQELLALYAAREAVQGHPFSKDTVWQQEFEAAFPYEETPDQLKAIEEVKADMERPRPMDRLLCGDVGYGKTEVALRAAFKAVMDGKQVAVLVPTTILAQQHFNTFKERFAKYPVNIAMLSRFITARRQRQIVQELLLGQVDIVIGTHRLVQDDIKFKDLGLVVVDEEQRFGVTHKEKLKQLRQNVDVLTLTATPIPRTLHMSIVGVRDTSLLETPPEDRIPVQTYVLEEEPVIVREAIRRELGRGGQVYYVHNRVADLDRVAGWLKGLVPDAAIAIGHGQMKEDRLENVMLDFMNKKFDILLCTTIIETGLDIQNVNTLIVKDADYMGLAQLYQLRGRVGRTNRLAYAYCTFRGDKVMSELAEKRLSAVREFTEFGSGYKIAMRDLEIRGAGNILGPEQHGHIAAVGFDLYCRLLEEAVLEAKGGENAKPIETLVELPVTAYIPDEYVIDLNQKVELYKRMANIRDIKMLSEMEDELIDRFGDIPEPVLNLLAVTRIKALAVNLKIKNISRINGYYRLQFAASHDLTGEKLITVSEKYGGKVKFNHAEGEFEIRLQTVSKDQETRLTMSRLESLLMNLL, encoded by the coding sequence ATGAATGGTTTCGTGAACGGGATTAAGGAATGGCTGCTTCAGCCGTTAATCAACACCCCCGAGTTTATCGACTTGCAAAACGGGTTGGCTAAAAACCGGCGGTGTCAGGTAGTGTCTGGTCTGTCCTCTGCACAGAAAAGCTTTGTTATAGCCGGTTTAGTACAGGCCATGAGACAGACAGCATTAATTATTACTGCCTCGGATCAAGAAGCTGCCGGATTGACAGAAGATTTGAAAAATCTGCTGCCGGACCTAAAGGTTATGACTTTTCCTGCTCGCCGGCTTTTACCCTATCAGGTTTTTGCCTACAGTAAGGAAATATTAAGACAGCGCATGGAAGTGTTGGAATCCCTTTGCCGGGGAGAAAATCCGGTTATTATTGCTCCCGTAGAGGCTTTAATGCGCAGGCTTGGCCCTTGTGCGGACTTTTGCTCGGCCCGTTTGGAACTGAATGTGGGACAGCGCTATGAGCTTCCGCAAATGGTTTCTTGTCTCCATGAGCACGGATATGAAAGGGTCAATCTGGTGGAAAGTCACGGGCAATTTAGTGTTCGGGGAGGTATTTTGGATATTTATCCGATAACCGGTATAAACCCGGTGCGGGTGGAGTTTTTTGATGATGAAGTTGATTCTATTCGTATATTTAACCCCGGCACTCAAAGATCGGAAGAGAATATGAGTCAGATGCAAATATTCCCTGTAAGGGAGATGGTCGTGCGGCAAGGTGATTGGGAGAGAGCTTACCAAGCATTATCACAAGAGTACCAGTACCGGCGGCGGAACCTGGATAAAAAATCTGACTCGGAGGTCTTGGACAATTTATCTCGCTGTGAAGAAGTGTTGGACAATATTAGCCAGGCTAAGTATTTTGATTCCATAGAGCAATATCTGCCCTATTTTTATGATGAAGACATTACGCTGTTAAATTATATCAAGGCTGAGTCTCTGGTGCTGGTGGATGAACCCTCACGCTTGCAAGAAAATACAGACCTGCTTCAGCGGGAGAGAACAGAAACTTATTCCGAGCTGATGAAAGCCGGCCGGGTCTTGCCCGGGCAATTTAAAGGCTATACGGACTGGGCGGGAATCCATAAGCAGATAACTGGTTTTAGGGCGATTTATTTTTCCTTTTTGCCGAGGCAAGCAAGTTTATGGCGGTCCTGTAATACAGTAAATTTTCCGGTTAAAACAATGCAAAATTTTATGGGTAAAGTGGAGATGCTGGCAGAAGAAATCAGGCACTATAAAATGTCCCGGTATGGTGTAGTTCTGCTAGTAAAAAACAGTGACAGAGCGGCCCAGTTAGTGTTATCTTTGCGGGATTATGACTTGGAGGCCCTGTATTTAAAAAAAGACCTCAGTGAGTATCCGCATTTAAATGTGCAGGAAGACATGCCGGACTCAAAAACAAAGTATAAAGTTGACCGGGGACGCGGGCAAATAGTAATCCTACCTATGCACTTGTCCAATGGTTTTGAGCTGGTTTCGGGTAAACTGGCTGTTATTACTGAGACTGAGATATATGGTCATAGAAAAAAACCTTCTGTGCAAAGGCAAAGAGTGCAGGACAAAATGGAGCTCTTTGCGGAATTGAAAACAGGCGATTATGTGGTTCATGTCAATCACGGAATCGGCAGGTATGACGGAGTTGTTCAGTTAACTATCGGTGATGTTAAGCGGGATTATCTATTAGTCAAATATGCAGGTGAAGATAAATTATACATTCCCACTGATCAGGTGGAAATGATCCAGAAATATCTTGGCTCTGAAGGCGGAACTCCTAAGCTGTCCCGTTTGGGCGGTGCTGAGTGGTCAAGGGTTAAGAGTAAGGTTAAAGAAGCTGTTAAAGAAATGGCCCAGGAACTGTTAGCCCTTTACGCGGCCAGAGAGGCTGTGCAGGGCCATCCTTTCAGCAAAGATACTGTGTGGCAGCAGGAATTTGAGGCCGCTTTTCCTTATGAAGAGACACCTGACCAGCTCAAGGCAATTGAAGAAGTTAAAGCAGATATGGAAAGACCCAGGCCCATGGACCGCTTGCTTTGTGGTGATGTTGGCTACGGTAAAACAGAGGTGGCTTTGAGAGCAGCTTTTAAGGCTGTCATGGATGGCAAGCAAGTAGCCGTACTGGTGCCGACTACCATCCTGGCGCAGCAGCACTTTAACACGTTTAAAGAGAGATTTGCCAAATATCCTGTAAATATAGCCATGCTAAGCAGGTTTATAACAGCCAGGCGGCAGCGTCAGATAGTTCAGGAACTTTTACTCGGCCAGGTGGATATAGTTATCGGTACACACAGATTGGTGCAGGATGATATCAAGTTTAAAGACCTGGGATTGGTTGTCGTGGATGAAGAGCAGCGTTTTGGTGTAACTCACAAGGAGAAACTTAAGCAGCTCAGGCAAAATGTAGATGTGCTGACATTGACAGCAACTCCGATACCCCGCACCCTGCATATGTCCATAGTTGGCGTGCGTGATACCAGTCTTTTGGAAACACCTCCAGAAGATCGTATTCCGGTTCAAACCTATGTCCTGGAGGAGGAACCTGTTATTGTCAGAGAGGCAATTCGGCGGGAATTGGGTCGGGGAGGACAGGTTTACTATGTTCATAACCGGGTAGCTGATTTAGACCGTGTTGCTGGCTGGCTGAAAGGGCTGGTGCCGGATGCTGCCATAGCCATAGGGCATGGACAAATGAAAGAAGATCGCCTGGAAAATGTTATGCTGGATTTTATGAATAAAAAGTTTGATATACTGCTCTGCACAACCATTATAGAAACAGGTCTTGATATTCAAAACGTAAATACTTTAATTGTCAAGGATGCCGACTATATGGGGCTGGCTCAACTATACCAGTTAAGGGGAAGAGTTGGGCGTACCAATAGGTTGGCTTACGCCTATTGCACTTTTCGTGGTGACAAGGTTATGAGTGAGCTGGCCGAAAAGAGATTGTCAGCTGTCAGGGAATTTACTGAATTTGGTTCGGGATATAAGATAGCTATGCGTGATTTGGAAATCCGGGGTGCCGGCAATATTCTGGGACCTGAACAGCATGGACATATTGCTGCAGTTGGGTTTGATCTGTATTGTAGATTGCTTGAGGAGGCTGTGCTGGAAGCGAAAGGAGGAGAAAACGCCAAGCCTATTGAAACACTGGTGGAACTGCCTGTAACTGCTTATATCCCGGATGAATATGTAATTGATCTGAATCAGAAAGTAGAATTATATAAGCGTATGGCTAATATCAGGGACATAAAGATGCTTTCAGAAATGGAAGACGAGCTTATAGACAGGTTTGGTGACATACCGGAACCGGTTTTAAACTTGCTTGCTGTAACCAGAATTAAGGCACTGGCTGTCAATTTAAAAATTAAGAATATTAGCCGTATTAATGGTTATTATCGCCTGCAATTTGCTGCGAGCCATGATTTAACCGGAGAAAAATTAATAACAGTCAGTGAAAAATACGGGGGCAAAGTTAAGTTCAACCATGCGGAGGGTGAATTTGAAATTCGTTTGCAGACTGTCAGTAAAGATCAGGAGACCAGGCTGACAATGTCTAGATTAGAATCATTATTGATGAATCTATTGTAG
- a CDS encoding peptidylprolyl isomerase, producing MRKIRISLFLLLGVLLLTGCNTNVVATVNGEEITQQQLDKRVSIVKDYYEKQYGQKIEGQDAQKLIDNMKPGLLDEMISDTLKRQEARKVGKDMTDQQIQEKIDGVKKQFPNEEAFKNFLAQQDLTEKDMAYMLNLQDVVLKDVKAPTEEEVQEYYDQNKEQFKTAEQYEVRHILISTDPDDAGNVKHTEAEAEKLAVQVLADIKNGKDFAALAREKSEDLGSKDNGGLYTFKKGDTVPEFEKAALALKPGEYTREPVKTQFGYHIIKLEKLIPARDQSFAEVKDGIKQQLDQEAKKNKFNAYLEDLKKKAKITNKLAETGDNKSKD from the coding sequence ATGAGAAAGATACGGATTTCGCTGTTTTTATTGCTGGGTGTATTATTGCTGACAGGCTGCAACACTAATGTTGTGGCTACTGTAAACGGGGAAGAAATAACCCAGCAACAGTTAGACAAAAGAGTAAGTATAGTAAAAGACTATTATGAGAAGCAGTATGGCCAGAAAATTGAAGGTCAAGATGCACAGAAGCTGATAGATAATATGAAACCGGGCCTGTTGGACGAGATGATTAGTGATACTTTAAAGAGGCAAGAAGCCAGAAAAGTTGGAAAAGATATGACTGATCAGCAAATACAGGAGAAAATTGACGGGGTTAAAAAACAGTTTCCCAACGAGGAAGCCTTTAAGAACTTTTTAGCGCAGCAGGATTTAACGGAAAAAGATATGGCCTACATGCTTAACCTTCAGGATGTGGTGTTAAAGGATGTCAAGGCACCTACAGAAGAAGAAGTGCAAGAATACTATGATCAAAATAAAGAACAATTCAAGACTGCCGAGCAATATGAAGTTCGCCATATTCTCATTTCTACTGATCCAGATGATGCGGGAAATGTTAAGCACACTGAAGCGGAGGCGGAAAAGCTGGCAGTGCAAGTACTGGCGGATATAAAGAATGGTAAGGATTTTGCAGCACTGGCCAGAGAGAAATCGGAGGATCTCGGCTCAAAGGATAACGGAGGCCTTTATACTTTTAAAAAGGGAGATACCGTACCTGAATTTGAAAAAGCTGCTTTAGCCTTAAAACCGGGTGAATATACCAGGGAACCTGTTAAAACCCAGTTTGGTTATCACATTATTAAGCTGGAAAAGCTTATTCCGGCAAGAGATCAGTCATTTGCTGAAGTAAAAGACGGGATTAAGCAGCAGCTTGATCAGGAGGCCAAAAAGAACAAGTTTAACGCTTATCTGGAGGATCTTAAAAAGAAAGCTAAAATCACTAATAAACTTGCTGAAACTGGGGACAATAAGTCGAAGGATTAA
- the spoVT gene encoding stage V sporulation protein T — MKATGIVRRIDDLGRVVIPKEIRRTLRIREGDPLEIFVDREGEVILKKYSPIGELGDFAKEYADSLYEALGHITCIADRDAIIAVSGAPKKEFLNKPIGPFVEKVMEERKAVIINGSAEDVYCKECIIMDEDECRYSCEVIAPIIAEGDPIGAVILASRETDIKMGEMELKLAETAAGFLAKQMEQ; from the coding sequence ATGAAGGCAACAGGAATAGTCCGGCGTATTGACGACTTAGGCCGAGTTGTGATACCGAAGGAAATCAGGAGAACGTTGAGAATACGTGAAGGTGATCCCCTGGAAATATTTGTAGACAGGGAAGGGGAAGTCATTTTAAAAAAATATTCCCCTATTGGAGAGTTGGGTGATTTCGCTAAAGAATATGCGGATTCTTTGTACGAGGCTTTAGGACATATAACTTGTATCGCTGACCGAGATGCCATAATAGCAGTATCAGGTGCTCCGAAAAAAGAATTTTTAAATAAGCCTATCGGGCCTTTTGTCGAAAAGGTGATGGAAGAACGTAAAGCTGTTATTATAAATGGTTCAGCAGAAGATGTTTATTGCAAGGAATGTATTATTATGGATGAAGATGAATGCAGGTATTCTTGTGAAGTTATAGCTCCAATAATTGCTGAAGGGGATCCAATAGGTGCGGTTATACTTGCTTCCAGGGAGACGGATATCAAAATGGGAGAAATGGAGTTAAAGCTGGCTGAAACTGCCGCCGGTTTCCTGGCTAAACAAATGGAGCAATAA
- the mazG gene encoding nucleoside triphosphate pyrophosphohydrolase — MECDIYVIGLGPGTKEYLTLDAWNKLRQAARVFLRTGIHPIVPWLREKGILFKTFDHYYDEAADFSQVYLRIVETLLEEAERGPLVYAVPGHPLVAETSVELLLSKAVPVGKTVHIVPCVSFLDVLSVALNIDPANGLHILDGLQLDTQRPVPDVANIITQVYSRIIASDVKLSLFQYYPDEHLIKVVKAAGVPGEERIEEIPLYELDRLDWIDHLTSVYVPPCSKADIISSCLYPLDPITSVMAALRAENGCPWDREQNHHSLGTYMLEEVYEVLEAVNEGDMNKLCEELGDLLLQIVFHAQISLEHNGFDMNDIIAVITEKMIRRHPHVFSTVLVKDSAEVLVNWEKIKKEERKGKESKSKLDGIPKGLPALARAAKVQSKAALVGFDWPDCSGALLKVDEELIELKEAISLSNSVQIQGELGDLFFAVVNVARLLKVDSEAALIATVEKFCKRFKYIEEMVKTSDKEWRQFTLKELDNWWNEAKKLGM, encoded by the coding sequence ATGGAATGTGATATTTATGTTATTGGGCTGGGACCTGGGACAAAAGAATATCTGACTTTAGATGCTTGGAACAAGCTGCGTCAGGCGGCTAGAGTTTTTCTTCGTACGGGGATACATCCGATTGTTCCCTGGCTTAGGGAGAAGGGTATTTTATTTAAGACTTTTGACCATTATTATGATGAAGCAGCGGATTTTTCTCAAGTTTACTTAAGAATTGTTGAGACCTTACTGGAAGAAGCCGAAAGAGGTCCTCTGGTGTATGCAGTGCCGGGTCACCCGCTGGTGGCCGAGACATCAGTGGAACTGCTTTTGTCTAAAGCTGTTCCGGTGGGTAAAACAGTTCATATTGTGCCCTGCGTCAGCTTTTTGGATGTATTGTCGGTAGCCTTAAATATAGACCCGGCTAACGGTCTTCATATTTTGGACGGCTTACAACTTGACACGCAAAGACCTGTGCCTGACGTGGCTAATATTATTACTCAGGTCTACAGTCGCATAATTGCTTCAGACGTTAAACTTTCGTTATTTCAGTACTATCCTGATGAGCATTTGATTAAGGTGGTTAAGGCAGCGGGTGTTCCCGGTGAGGAGCGTATTGAGGAGATACCTCTCTATGAGCTGGACAGGTTGGATTGGATAGATCACCTGACTAGTGTATATGTTCCCCCCTGTTCTAAAGCAGATATAATTAGTAGTTGTCTTTATCCGCTGGATCCAATAACCTCCGTAATGGCGGCACTTAGGGCAGAAAACGGCTGTCCCTGGGATAGGGAACAAAACCATCATTCTCTGGGTACATACATGTTGGAAGAGGTTTACGAGGTGTTGGAAGCTGTTAATGAAGGGGATATGAATAAACTTTGTGAAGAGTTGGGAGACTTATTATTACAGATAGTTTTTCATGCGCAGATATCTCTTGAACATAATGGTTTTGATATGAATGACATAATCGCGGTAATAACAGAAAAGATGATCCGTCGTCATCCCCATGTATTTTCAACTGTTCTGGTTAAGGACAGTGCTGAAGTTTTGGTTAATTGGGAGAAGATTAAAAAAGAAGAGCGCAAGGGGAAAGAGTCTAAATCTAAATTGGATGGGATTCCAAAAGGGTTACCTGCTTTGGCGAGGGCAGCCAAGGTGCAGTCAAAGGCTGCTTTGGTTGGTTTTGATTGGCCTGATTGCAGTGGCGCTTTATTGAAAGTCGATGAGGAACTTATTGAATTAAAAGAAGCAATTAGTCTGAGTAATTCTGTACAGATTCAAGGTGAACTGGGTGATCTTTTCTTTGCGGTGGTTAATGTGGCCAGATTGTTAAAAGTGGACAGTGAAGCTGCATTAATTGCCACAGTAGAAAAATTTTGCAAGAGGTTTAAGTACATAGAGGAAATGGTAAAAACCTCCGACAAGGAATGGCGGCAATTTACTCTTAAGGAATTGGATAACTGGTGGAATGAGGCTAAAAAATTAGGTATGTAA
- a CDS encoding HU family DNA-binding protein, with protein MNKADLISSVAEEAELTKKDAEKAVNGVLKCIEMALAKGEKVQLVGFGTFDIKYRKARKGRNPQTGEEIDIEAANVPVFKAGKDLRDAVETLEVAE; from the coding sequence ATGAATAAGGCAGATCTAATTTCGAGTGTTGCTGAAGAAGCGGAATTAACTAAGAAGGATGCTGAAAAAGCTGTTAACGGTGTTTTGAAATGTATTGAGATGGCTCTGGCTAAAGGGGAAAAAGTTCAACTGGTAGGCTTTGGTACCTTCGATATCAAATACAGAAAAGCACGCAAAGGCAGAAACCCTCAGACCGGTGAAGAGATTGATATCGAGGCAGCTAATGTACCTGTTTTTAAGGCAGGAAAGGATTTAAGGGATGCGGTGGAAACACTGGAGGTTGCAGAGTAA
- a CDS encoding RNA-binding S4 domain-containing protein — protein MRLDKFLKVSRVIKRRTLAKEVCDRGQATLNSRVAKAGSEVKAGDILEINFGTRKIKLEILLVLSNVPAKEASTMYSILEDIRLDF, from the coding sequence ATGCGCTTAGATAAGTTTCTTAAAGTATCTCGCGTAATTAAGAGAAGAACCCTGGCCAAAGAGGTTTGTGATAGAGGACAGGCAACTTTAAACTCGCGCGTTGCTAAAGCAGGCAGCGAAGTAAAGGCCGGCGATATTTTAGAGATAAATTTCGGGACCAGAAAAATAAAATTGGAAATTCTTTTGGTTTTGTCCAATGTCCCTGCAAAAGAGGCTTCTACCATGTATTCTATATTAGAAGATATCCGGCTGGATTTCTAG
- a CDS encoding SpoIID/LytB domain-containing protein, with the protein MSRRQMHFLLVTVLILNSLFFYGCSSSSVRKPSPERLKKEPTISLYVKETGQKKQLKMEEYVAGVVAAEMETNWPINALAAQAIIARTYTMKNMETGKIKKLHGTDASTDIEEFQAYDAAKINSNVRKAVRMTRGQVITYKGKYPNAWFSACCGGITASAQEGLAFTQEATPYIKAGVRDNCLSITVPENRHWQASVPKEKVLAAVRQLTGANPGSLAPVKITEKGDSGRAVKIKLGDTELGGPALRNAVGSDVVRSILLNRLFMQGNNVVFTGKGFGHGVGLCQWGANLMAQKGKGPEDIINFYYQGVQIEKKWE; encoded by the coding sequence ATGAGTAGAAGACAAATGCATTTTTTGCTGGTAACTGTTTTAATTCTGAACAGCCTTTTCTTTTATGGCTGCAGCAGCAGCTCTGTCAGAAAACCTTCACCTGAAAGATTAAAGAAAGAACCTACTATTAGCTTGTACGTTAAAGAGACTGGTCAAAAGAAGCAGTTGAAGATGGAGGAATATGTAGCCGGCGTAGTAGCGGCGGAGATGGAGACGAACTGGCCTATCAACGCTCTGGCTGCCCAGGCAATAATAGCCCGTACCTATACTATGAAAAATATGGAGACAGGAAAAATTAAGAAGCTGCATGGCACCGATGCCTCTACGGATATAGAGGAGTTTCAAGCTTATGATGCAGCTAAGATAAATAGTAATGTCCGCAAAGCTGTACGTATGACCAGAGGGCAGGTAATAACTTATAAGGGGAAATATCCTAACGCCTGGTTTAGTGCCTGTTGTGGCGGCATTACAGCTTCCGCGCAGGAAGGGTTGGCCTTTACTCAGGAAGCCACCCCATATATTAAGGCTGGAGTGAGGGATAATTGTTTATCCATAACAGTGCCTGAGAACAGGCACTGGCAGGCAAGTGTGCCTAAAGAAAAGGTGTTGGCCGCGGTGCGGCAATTGACAGGTGCAAACCCGGGTTCATTGGCACCGGTTAAAATAACGGAAAAAGGCGATTCAGGCCGTGCTGTAAAAATAAAGCTGGGCGATACCGAATTGGGCGGACCGGCCTTGCGCAATGCTGTTGGCAGTGATGTTGTAAGGTCCATACTTTTAAACCGCTTATTTATGCAGGGTAATAATGTGGTTTTTACCGGGAAAGGCTTTGGCCACGGGGTTGGTTTGTGTCAGTGGGGGGCCAATCTAATGGCCCAGAAAGGCAAAGGACCGGAGGATATTATTAATTTTTATTATCAGGGAGTGCAAATTGAAAAAAAATGGGAATAA
- the yabP gene encoding sporulation protein YabP, translated as MEKQAKNKMILTDRKHLVLEGVQQVGSFDEKAISLDTNLGFLQLKGEDLHITHLNLDEGNLIVEGFISSIEFLEVRSAKGKGKGVLSRLLK; from the coding sequence GTGGAAAAACAAGCTAAAAATAAAATGATACTGACTGATCGTAAGCACCTGGTTTTAGAGGGTGTACAACAGGTAGGCAGTTTTGATGAAAAAGCTATCAGCCTGGATACTAACCTGGGTTTTCTGCAATTAAAAGGTGAGGATCTGCACATTACTCATTTGAATTTAGACGAAGGAAATTTAATAGTAGAGGGTTTTATCTCTTCAATAGAGTTTTTAGAGGTGCGCTCAGCTAAAGGAAAAGGCAAGGGTGTTTTAAGTCGTCTACTCAAATAA
- the yabQ gene encoding spore cortex biosynthesis protein YabQ — translation MPLSEQIYAFLVIVLTGIASGFCYDFYVTLKTSCKFKKIAIGIGDLLFWLTLTALIFSLLIVSNYGEIRLYVFIALGLGLLIYFKILSKNMINLLYKLFYLIEKLWRLTVKVGCFLFKVIILPLVIIKKIIFYPLNIIVNIICKIKLLFYKAIRQILYRPAIALKSRIKKIINGIFKRKPK, via the coding sequence ATGCCATTAAGTGAACAGATCTATGCTTTTCTGGTAATAGTCTTAACCGGTATTGCATCGGGCTTTTGTTATGATTTTTATGTAACGCTTAAAACGAGTTGTAAATTTAAAAAAATAGCCATTGGTATCGGAGATTTGCTGTTTTGGTTGACACTAACTGCTTTAATCTTCAGTTTGCTGATAGTCAGCAATTACGGAGAAATACGTTTGTATGTTTTTATAGCGCTGGGGTTGGGACTGCTCATATATTTTAAAATACTAAGCAAAAATATGATTAATTTGTTATATAAGTTATTTTATTTAATAGAAAAACTCTGGCGCCTAACAGTAAAAGTAGGTTGCTTTCTTTTTAAAGTGATTATCTTGCCTCTTGTTATAATAAAAAAAATTATATTTTATCCCCTTAATATTATAGTCAATATTATTTGTAAAATTAAACTTTTGTTTTATAAAGCGATAAGACAAATATTATACCGACCGGCTATAGCGCTAAAATCTCGTATAAAGAAGATAATTAACGGCATATTCAAAAGAAAACCTAAGTGA